The following are from one region of the Sandaracinus amylolyticus genome:
- a CDS encoding TetR/AcrR family transcriptional regulator gives MSAPIARHRLALDERRAQLLELGARLFAERSYDDVSIDDIAEAAGISKGLLYHYFGSKRAFYVATVRQAAEQLQLRTEPDSSLPQPARARAGLDAYLSFVEEHAAPYASLMRSGIGNDPEVAAIVDETRDAIVRRMMGELGLTEPRPVVRFALRSWIGLVEAASLDWLDRREVARETVLQMLLESLYATLVLASRLDPEAGVTVSASPPTMGDSSAVIDTSEAERSARPRRR, from the coding sequence ATGAGCGCTCCGATCGCCCGCCATCGTCTCGCGCTCGACGAGCGACGTGCACAGCTCCTCGAGCTCGGCGCGCGCCTCTTCGCCGAGCGCTCGTACGACGACGTGTCCATCGACGACATCGCGGAGGCGGCGGGGATCTCGAAGGGGCTGCTCTATCACTACTTCGGCAGCAAGCGTGCGTTCTACGTCGCGACGGTGAGGCAGGCCGCGGAGCAGCTGCAGCTGCGGACCGAGCCCGACAGCTCGCTGCCGCAGCCGGCGCGCGCCCGCGCCGGGCTCGACGCGTACCTGAGCTTCGTCGAGGAGCACGCCGCGCCCTACGCGTCGCTGATGCGCAGCGGCATCGGCAACGATCCCGAGGTCGCCGCGATCGTCGACGAGACGCGCGACGCGATCGTGCGGCGCATGATGGGCGAGCTCGGGCTCACCGAGCCTCGTCCCGTCGTGCGCTTCGCGCTGCGCAGCTGGATCGGCCTGGTCGAGGCCGCGAGCCTCGACTGGCTCGATCGTCGCGAGGTCGCGCGCGAGACGGTGCTGCAGATGCTGCTGGAGTCGCTCTACGCGACGCTGGTGCTCGCGTCGCGCCTCGATCCCGAGGCTGGCGTCACGGTGTCCGCGTCGCCGCCGACGATGGGCGACTCGAGCGCGGTGATCGACACCAGCGAGGCCGAGCGCAGCGCTCGCCCGCGGCGTCGCTGA
- a CDS encoding KamA family radical SAM protein, which yields MNDVVFASRTLVPRRFKALERKDLSSIPQLARLGEGEIRAMEIVASVLPFRVNEYVTSELIDWARVPDDPIFQLTFPQRGMLRDDDFAQMERLFASGAGSDVIRDAAREIQHRLNPHPAGQMELNTPLLDDRRTRGLQHKYRETVLFFPAQGQTCHAYCTYCFRWPQFVGLDDMKFATREADELVRYLAEHEEVTDVLITGGDPLLMKTSVLRRYVEPLLEADLPHLASIRIGTKAPAYWPYRFVTDADADDLLRLFEQVTRSGRTLALMAHYSHPRELESAIAQRAVQRVRSTGAVVRCQAPILRHVNDAALAWAEMWRLQAQLGAVPYYAFVERDTGASHWFEVPLVEAWRIVRDALARVSGLARTARGPSMSATPGKVTVDGPAHIRGERVLALRFLQAREPDWVGRPFFAKYDERATWLDQLEPAFDEPEFFFEPEMRRVREDPDATRTEFRTLRRRRLPVLAGERW from the coding sequence GTGAACGATGTGGTGTTCGCCAGTCGAACCCTCGTTCCCCGCCGGTTCAAGGCCCTCGAGCGCAAGGATCTCTCCTCGATTCCGCAGCTCGCACGCCTCGGCGAGGGCGAGATCCGCGCGATGGAGATCGTGGCGTCCGTGCTCCCGTTCCGCGTGAACGAGTACGTGACGAGCGAGCTGATCGACTGGGCGCGTGTGCCCGACGACCCGATCTTCCAGCTCACGTTCCCGCAGCGCGGCATGCTGCGCGACGACGACTTCGCGCAGATGGAGCGGCTCTTCGCGAGCGGCGCGGGCAGCGACGTGATCCGCGACGCGGCGCGCGAGATCCAGCACCGGCTCAACCCGCATCCCGCCGGGCAGATGGAGCTCAACACCCCGCTGCTCGACGATCGCCGCACCCGCGGCCTCCAGCACAAGTATCGCGAGACGGTCCTCTTCTTCCCCGCGCAGGGCCAGACCTGTCACGCGTACTGCACCTACTGCTTCCGCTGGCCGCAATTCGTCGGGCTCGACGACATGAAGTTCGCGACGCGCGAGGCCGACGAGCTGGTGCGCTACCTCGCCGAGCACGAGGAGGTGACCGACGTCCTGATCACGGGCGGCGATCCGCTGCTGATGAAGACGTCGGTGCTGCGCCGCTACGTCGAGCCGCTCCTCGAGGCCGACCTGCCGCACCTCGCGTCGATCCGGATCGGCACCAAGGCGCCGGCCTACTGGCCGTACCGCTTCGTCACCGACGCCGACGCCGACGACCTGCTGCGCCTCTTCGAGCAGGTGACGCGCTCGGGCCGCACGCTCGCGCTGATGGCGCACTACTCGCACCCGCGCGAGCTCGAGAGCGCGATCGCGCAGCGCGCGGTGCAGCGCGTCCGGAGCACCGGCGCGGTGGTGCGGTGTCAGGCGCCGATCCTGCGCCACGTGAACGACGCCGCGCTCGCGTGGGCGGAGATGTGGCGGCTGCAGGCCCAGCTCGGCGCCGTGCCGTACTACGCGTTCGTCGAGCGCGACACCGGCGCGAGCCACTGGTTCGAGGTGCCCCTGGTCGAGGCGTGGCGGATCGTGCGGGACGCGCTCGCGCGCGTGTCCGGTCTCGCGCGCACCGCGCGCGGTCCTTCGATGAGCGCGACGCCGGGGAAGGTCACGGTCGACGGCCCCGCGCACATCCGCGGCGAGCGCGTGCTGGCGCTCCGCTTCCTGCAAGCGCGCGAGCCGGACTGGGTGGGGCGCCCGTTCTTCGCGAAGTACGACGAACGCGCGACCTGGCTCGATCAGCTCGAGCCCGCGTTCGACGAGCCGGAGTTCTTCTTCGAGCCCGAGATGCGTCGCGTCCGCGAGGACCCCGACGCGACGCGGACCGAATTCCGCACGCTGCGCCGCCGTCGCTTGCCGGTCCTCGCCGGCGAGCGGTGGTGA
- a CDS encoding DUF1592 domain-containing protein has protein sequence MRRLSNAEYLHTLRDLFPGVAPALPELPEDTEVGGFENDARSLGPSDLRVARWEDIAFRYAGEVTSTPDRLAAFLPCAASAGDAGAQRACGETLVRELGRRTHRRPLSDEEVERYVAFFESQREAIDFAGAVQLTTMALLQSPWFLYRIELPGEGGGDGVVPLDAYQLASRLSYFLWESTPDDVLLEAASRGELASDAQLEAQARRMLDDGRAREAVVDFHRQWLDFDRIELDEHQGRVPELYPTWNETLRQSVRDEQDRFVEGVLFEGEGTLSALLTSRTAYVNGPLATLYGVNGPGDATTWEEVTLPHDQRAGLLTRAGFLASHAHSGNGSPPLRGVFVMERLLCEPRPSPPPDADLTPPVVRPGEEPRTNRQLFEERTSPPGCIACHTRIDGFGFGFEHYDAVGGYRTLDHGLPVDASGNLTGTDVDGAYVGAIELSEALAESARVEVCATRMWMRYALGRAPEREDECLTSRLARSFHESGGDVRELLVDIVTSPEFRNRPLASE, from the coding sequence ATGCGGCGCCTGAGCAACGCCGAGTACCTGCACACGCTGCGTGATCTCTTCCCGGGCGTGGCGCCGGCGCTGCCCGAGCTGCCCGAGGACACCGAGGTCGGTGGTTTCGAGAACGACGCGCGCTCGCTCGGCCCGTCCGACCTGCGCGTCGCACGCTGGGAGGACATCGCGTTCCGCTACGCGGGCGAGGTCACGTCGACGCCCGATCGGCTCGCTGCGTTCCTGCCGTGCGCGGCGAGCGCGGGCGATGCGGGCGCGCAGCGCGCGTGCGGCGAGACGCTCGTGCGCGAGCTCGGTCGACGCACGCATCGACGTCCGCTGAGCGACGAAGAGGTCGAGCGCTACGTCGCGTTCTTCGAGTCGCAGCGCGAGGCGATCGACTTCGCCGGTGCGGTGCAGCTGACGACGATGGCGCTGCTGCAGTCGCCGTGGTTCCTGTATCGCATCGAGCTGCCGGGGGAGGGCGGCGGCGACGGCGTGGTGCCGCTCGACGCGTACCAGCTCGCGTCGCGCCTCTCGTACTTCCTCTGGGAGAGCACGCCCGACGACGTGCTGCTCGAGGCCGCGTCGCGCGGCGAGCTCGCGAGCGACGCGCAGCTCGAGGCGCAGGCGCGACGCATGCTCGACGACGGTCGTGCGCGCGAGGCGGTGGTCGACTTCCACCGCCAGTGGCTCGACTTCGATCGCATCGAGCTGGACGAGCACCAGGGCCGCGTGCCCGAGCTCTATCCGACGTGGAACGAGACGCTGCGCCAGTCGGTGCGCGACGAGCAGGATCGCTTCGTCGAGGGCGTGCTCTTCGAGGGCGAGGGCACGCTCAGCGCGCTGCTCACGAGCCGCACCGCGTACGTGAACGGTCCGCTCGCGACGCTCTACGGCGTGAACGGCCCCGGCGACGCGACGACGTGGGAAGAGGTGACGCTCCCGCACGATCAGCGTGCGGGGTTGCTGACGCGCGCGGGCTTCCTCGCGTCGCACGCGCACTCGGGCAACGGCTCGCCGCCGCTGCGCGGTGTGTTCGTGATGGAGAGGTTGCTCTGCGAGCCGCGTCCCTCGCCGCCGCCCGACGCCGATCTCACGCCGCCGGTGGTGCGACCGGGCGAGGAGCCGCGCACGAACCGTCAGCTCTTCGAGGAGCGCACGTCGCCGCCGGGCTGCATCGCGTGCCACACGCGCATCGACGGCTTCGGGTTCGGCTTCGAGCACTACGACGCGGTCGGCGGCTATCGCACGCTCGATCACGGCCTGCCCGTCGATGCGTCGGGCAACCTCACCGGCACCGACGTCGACGGCGCGTACGTCGGCGCGATCGAGCTCAGCGAGGCGCTCGCGGAGAGCGCGCGCGTCGAGGTGTGCGCGACGCGGATGTGGATGCGCTACGCGCTCGGCCGTGCCCCGGAGCGTGAGGACGAGTGCCTGACGAGCCGCCTCGCGCGCTCGTTCCACGAGAGCGGTGGCGACGTGCGCGAGCTCTTGGTCGACATCGTGACGAGCCCCGAGTTCCGCAACCGCCCGCTGGCTTCGGAGTGA
- a CDS encoding DUF1566 domain-containing protein, whose translation MIRTVALALLLVACGSDDVAPIDASTPSGYAAFAMPELGGERYGIRSDVVEDLVTGLIWQRGDTGALRTLEEARAECAALELEGREDFRLPTRVEWVSIVAPARSPTIDGSAFPDALAEYHWTTSEPDEAPGSAFSVYLGAGETTLGLASRPSARVRCVAGGPAPIEGAQHEVRGDGVHDRGTGLTWSRAMIDATTWSEARDACIAIGARLPTIRELQTIVDESRRAPAIDPALFPDTPSERHWTSTIRDAGDAQPWTVDFLDGQTYADELGDVPHVARCVLGPPP comes from the coding sequence GTGATCCGAACGGTCGCGCTCGCGCTGCTGCTCGTCGCGTGTGGGTCGGACGACGTCGCGCCGATCGATGCGAGCACACCGAGCGGATACGCGGCGTTCGCGATGCCGGAGCTCGGCGGCGAGCGCTACGGAATCCGTAGCGACGTGGTCGAGGATCTCGTCACCGGTCTGATCTGGCAGCGTGGCGACACCGGCGCGCTGCGCACGCTCGAGGAGGCGCGCGCCGAGTGCGCTGCGCTCGAGCTCGAGGGGCGCGAGGACTTTCGGCTGCCGACGCGCGTCGAGTGGGTCTCGATCGTGGCGCCGGCGCGCAGCCCGACGATCGACGGGAGCGCGTTCCCCGATGCGCTCGCCGAGTACCACTGGACCACGAGCGAGCCCGACGAGGCGCCGGGCTCGGCCTTCAGCGTCTATCTCGGCGCGGGTGAGACCACGCTCGGGCTCGCATCGCGTCCCTCGGCGCGCGTGCGCTGCGTCGCGGGTGGTCCTGCGCCGATCGAAGGCGCGCAGCACGAGGTGCGCGGAGACGGCGTGCACGATCGCGGCACCGGGCTCACCTGGTCGCGCGCGATGATCGACGCGACGACGTGGAGCGAAGCGCGCGACGCGTGCATCGCGATCGGCGCGCGACTGCCGACGATCCGCGAGCTCCAGACGATCGTCGACGAGTCGCGCCGCGCGCCCGCGATCGATCCCGCGCTCTTCCCCGACACGCCCTCGGAGCGCCACTGGACGTCGACCATTCGCGATGCCGGCGACGCGCAGCCGTGGACCGTCGACTTCCTCGACGGGCAGACCTACGCGGACGAGCTCGGCGACGTCCCGCACGTCGCGCGCTGCGTGCTCGGTCCTCCGCCGTGA
- a CDS encoding PepSY-associated TM helix domain-containing protein — protein MKLPPRAFVTFWDVHAWAGVIVALLVNAMFFAGVFALFRREITIWQDVCGHAIGAPCDAPIDPAVRGALATMESDGPLELYYVSGLDYGCAPLPVHVHAAGGAEHTRLVDRRSGEVLPERSVVASFLVYFHFLYEPSVIGLAGMYVAGLVAWVLLLVLVTGVLIHLKDLVRQLHRVRHDAKPRVVWSDLHKVAGVMGIPFQVSMALTGAMICIAGLVFGLWTEVLFEGDAARAARVTEGHDPAPPATGEAREERSIDALIADARDVVPGLRPSFFMVEHPGDAAAIATVGGRVDGTPLAYGDAHMEAATGRVIHAWSPREERVLQTVERWTYGLHFGWFGGLAARWLYALLGLAGCVTILSGNWIWIERRDPQRARRSTHLLERLTIGSGLGVACAVGAMFAANRAVPVSWDAHWHIEVGAFFAAWTIAVGFALVAPSARVAVRGVLATAGAMFVATPLLGVACTPLHLAAAIRNGAWSVAAVDLGLLVLGLACVAGAVATARAPSTVSAAIDVPREADA, from the coding sequence GTGAAGCTCCCGCCTCGCGCGTTCGTGACGTTCTGGGACGTGCACGCGTGGGCCGGCGTGATCGTCGCGCTCCTCGTGAACGCGATGTTCTTCGCCGGCGTGTTCGCGCTGTTCCGCCGCGAGATCACGATCTGGCAGGACGTGTGCGGTCACGCGATCGGCGCGCCGTGTGATGCGCCGATCGATCCGGCGGTGCGCGGCGCGCTCGCGACGATGGAGAGCGATGGCCCGCTCGAGCTCTACTACGTGAGCGGGCTCGACTACGGGTGCGCGCCGCTGCCGGTGCACGTGCACGCGGCGGGCGGTGCCGAGCACACGCGGCTCGTCGATCGACGGAGCGGCGAGGTGCTGCCCGAGCGCTCCGTGGTCGCGAGCTTCCTCGTGTACTTCCACTTCCTCTACGAGCCCTCGGTGATCGGGCTCGCGGGGATGTACGTCGCGGGGCTCGTCGCGTGGGTGCTGCTGCTCGTGCTCGTGACCGGCGTGCTCATCCACCTGAAGGATCTCGTTCGCCAGCTCCATCGCGTGCGCCACGACGCGAAGCCGCGCGTCGTGTGGTCCGACCTGCACAAGGTCGCGGGCGTGATGGGCATCCCGTTCCAGGTGTCGATGGCGCTGACCGGCGCGATGATCTGCATCGCGGGATTGGTCTTCGGGCTCTGGACGGAGGTGCTCTTCGAGGGCGACGCGGCGCGCGCGGCGCGCGTGACCGAGGGCCACGATCCTGCGCCGCCGGCGACCGGCGAGGCCCGCGAGGAGCGATCGATCGACGCGCTGATCGCGGACGCGCGCGACGTGGTGCCGGGCTTGCGACCTTCGTTCTTCATGGTCGAGCACCCGGGCGATGCGGCCGCGATCGCGACGGTCGGTGGGCGGGTCGACGGGACGCCGCTCGCCTACGGCGATGCGCACATGGAGGCGGCGACCGGGCGCGTGATCCACGCGTGGAGCCCGCGCGAGGAGCGGGTGCTCCAGACCGTCGAGCGGTGGACCTACGGGCTGCACTTCGGGTGGTTCGGAGGGCTCGCGGCGCGCTGGCTCTACGCGCTGCTCGGGCTCGCGGGGTGCGTGACGATCCTCAGCGGCAACTGGATCTGGATCGAGCGACGCGATCCGCAGCGAGCGCGGCGCTCCACGCACCTGCTCGAGCGGCTCACGATCGGCTCGGGCCTCGGTGTGGCGTGCGCGGTGGGCGCGATGTTCGCCGCCAACCGCGCGGTGCCGGTGAGCTGGGACGCGCACTGGCACATCGAGGTGGGCGCGTTCTTCGCGGCGTGGACGATCGCGGTGGGCTTCGCGCTCGTCGCGCCGAGCGCACGGGTGGCGGTGCGCGGTGTGCTCGCGACCGCGGGCGCGATGTTCGTGGCGACGCCGCTGCTCGGTGTCGCGTGCACGCCGCTGCACCTCGCGGCGGCAATTCGGAACGGGGCGTGGAGCGTGGCGGCCGTGGATCTCGGGCTGCTCGTGCTCGGCCTCGCGTGTGTGGCCGGCGCAGTGGCGACGGCGCGCGCGCCTTCGACCGTGAGCGCCGCGATCGACGTGCCGCGAGAGGCCGATGCCTGA
- a CDS encoding MarR family winged helix-turn-helix transcriptional regulator, whose protein sequence is MSTSDAPLEPKLGKTLQFMQLLWELTHALQSLSKRMEGAIGITGPQRLALRIIGRRPGIAAGELSSAMRIHPSTLTGILRRLEERRAVRREPDPEDARRMHLYLASAGKDLDRERGGTVEAAVQRALRQVDARDIEGARRVLRAVIDELAREAGEED, encoded by the coding sequence ATGTCGACGTCCGACGCGCCGCTCGAGCCGAAGCTCGGCAAGACGCTCCAGTTCATGCAGCTCCTGTGGGAGCTCACGCACGCGCTCCAGTCGCTCAGCAAGCGCATGGAGGGCGCGATCGGCATCACCGGTCCGCAGCGCCTCGCGCTGCGCATCATCGGGCGCCGGCCGGGCATCGCGGCGGGCGAGCTCTCGAGCGCGATGCGCATCCACCCGAGCACGCTGACCGGCATCCTGCGCAGGCTCGAGGAGCGCCGCGCGGTGCGTCGCGAGCCGGATCCCGAGGACGCGCGCCGCATGCACCTCTATCTCGCGAGCGCGGGCAAGGATCTCGATCGCGAGCGCGGCGGCACGGTCGAGGCCGCGGTGCAGCGCGCGTTGCGTCAGGTCGATGCGCGCGACATCGAGGGCGCCCGCCGCGTGCTGCGCGCGGTGATCGACGAGCTCGCGCGCGAGGCCGGCGAAGAGGACTGA
- a CDS encoding tetratricopeptide repeat protein encodes MRLRSAGAFGAWLITVTCGLGCGATASNGESGAGTTAATAQPNRAVDTRCDVPHAPAPIEFEEGMRAAAEGDLEQSRRLLAVACDSGNPCACTEIGESFVDPPDGLRDVERGALLLERGCAGGDIWGCYALGSAIFRFIPDRIEHARDLFEDACEDGVPEACLEIGRFRMTGVDGDRSALDALQFYERACRDGVHHACVVLGEAFAEGVGTPRDPERATELLTWACEEANVGQACTAWAQHLDVEDEQRSALLRRGCDSGDPLACDALDPEAARRGGEPALRALAARVPSARPVENGSAEIEATIGGGVDLSTLGLRPSCVGFVDAEPDAVLSVPEGSSELNVAVRAAADAVLAIRDPAGRWICADDGIAGDYDPSIAIGDPVQGDYLVWAGTLDREPNIPARLVVLAVAPVVVAPPVTYESLPEPTPETITMPDARLRYYQLDVTAMPGITGRVRIDGNQVWSFEGRGGHATLDEVQCALQPGRHTIDIEVVQRGRDARLLGGATNLLTVSLHGAVRRSLLTEDESRLHRLEWTPEEPGRRQLVLDVERRQAGDRAGCD; translated from the coding sequence ATGCGATTGCGGAGCGCGGGGGCGTTCGGCGCGTGGCTGATCACGGTCACGTGCGGGCTCGGGTGCGGCGCGACGGCGAGCAACGGCGAGAGCGGCGCGGGGACGACGGCGGCCACCGCGCAGCCGAACCGCGCGGTCGACACCCGCTGCGACGTGCCGCACGCGCCGGCGCCGATCGAATTCGAAGAGGGCATGCGCGCGGCGGCGGAGGGCGACCTCGAGCAATCCCGCCGCCTGCTCGCGGTCGCGTGCGACAGCGGCAATCCGTGCGCGTGCACCGAGATCGGCGAGTCGTTCGTCGATCCGCCCGACGGTCTGCGCGACGTCGAGCGCGGCGCGCTGCTGCTCGAGCGTGGCTGCGCAGGCGGCGACATCTGGGGCTGCTACGCGCTCGGCTCCGCGATCTTCCGGTTCATCCCGGATCGCATCGAGCACGCGCGCGACCTCTTCGAGGACGCGTGCGAGGATGGAGTGCCCGAGGCGTGCCTCGAGATCGGGCGCTTCCGCATGACCGGCGTCGACGGCGATCGCTCCGCGCTCGACGCGCTGCAGTTCTACGAGCGCGCGTGTCGCGACGGCGTCCACCACGCGTGCGTGGTGCTCGGCGAGGCGTTCGCCGAGGGCGTGGGCACGCCGCGCGATCCCGAGCGCGCCACCGAGCTGCTCACGTGGGCGTGCGAAGAAGCGAACGTCGGGCAGGCGTGCACCGCGTGGGCGCAGCACCTCGACGTCGAGGACGAGCAGCGCAGCGCGCTCTTGCGGCGCGGGTGCGACTCCGGGGATCCCCTCGCGTGCGACGCGCTCGATCCCGAGGCGGCGCGTCGTGGTGGCGAGCCCGCGCTGCGCGCTCTCGCGGCGCGCGTGCCCTCGGCGCGACCGGTCGAGAACGGCAGCGCGGAGATCGAAGCGACGATCGGCGGAGGCGTGGATCTGAGCACGCTCGGTCTGCGTCCGTCGTGCGTGGGATTCGTCGACGCCGAGCCCGACGCGGTGCTCTCGGTGCCCGAGGGATCGAGCGAGCTCAACGTGGCGGTGCGCGCCGCGGCCGACGCGGTGCTCGCGATCCGCGATCCCGCGGGACGCTGGATCTGCGCCGACGACGGGATCGCGGGCGACTACGATCCGTCGATCGCGATCGGCGATCCCGTGCAGGGCGACTACCTCGTGTGGGCCGGCACGCTCGATCGCGAGCCGAACATCCCGGCGCGCCTCGTGGTCCTCGCGGTGGCCCCGGTCGTGGTCGCGCCGCCCGTGACCTACGAGAGCCTGCCCGAGCCGACGCCCGAGACGATCACGATGCCCGACGCGCGGCTCCGCTACTACCAGCTCGACGTCACCGCGATGCCCGGCATCACCGGTCGCGTGCGCATCGACGGCAACCAGGTGTGGTCGTTCGAGGGCCGCGGCGGCCACGCGACGCTCGACGAGGTGCAGTGCGCGCTGCAGCCCGGTCGCCACACGATCGACATCGAGGTGGTGCAGCGCGGGCGCGACGCGCGTCTGCTCGGCGGTGCGACGAACCTGCTCACGGTCTCGCTCCACGGCGCGGTGCGACGCTCGCTGCTCACCGAGGACGAGAGCCGACTGCATCGCCTCGAGTGGACGCCCGAGGAGCCGGGACGGCGCCAGCTCGTGCTCGACGTCGAGCGCCGTCAGGCCGGCGATCGCGCCGGCTGCGACTGA
- a CDS encoding DUF1552 domain-containing protein gives MTMQRRQFLTALGLGAASIGGGLMLPGAVGWGSRAQAGGATTPTRLLFWITPHGTVPNAWAMNPPGLPASGTGVASIATLEDAAWSRILAPLAPFKQKLSIVEGIARTSAIDYERRGAATSGWDLNRHHFGQASLLTCVDPLQRAGSTCIAGGESVDQVIARALAQPGRWASRVYGANHQHPYNFVAAGEAAPRVTAARQAYDDLMGVYVPPDDGGDPRVAAIMRGRASALDLAAREYDAVAPRLGTADRQKLERHAQLLRDLEISFRGTTPGASCSPTYEALGHEMDRFARVMALVLGCDMTRMVSFVTMPLRPEEFGLPVGTNVHQDYAHNSVAGPDAAFTAEAERGMIEYNLFYAQRFAYLLEQLDSVPEGDGTLLDHTAVVWISELGTGTHWLHDMPVVIAGGANGALRTGQYVRYARSNRVRQGYSDLSVGPAQNQLYVTLMRALGMDVDAFGMESTPLVGGGTLSLRGTLPELLV, from the coding sequence ATGACGATGCAGAGGCGTCAGTTCCTCACCGCGCTCGGTCTCGGTGCTGCGAGCATCGGCGGTGGGTTGATGTTGCCCGGCGCGGTGGGCTGGGGCAGCCGCGCGCAGGCGGGTGGCGCGACCACGCCGACCCGCTTGCTCTTCTGGATCACACCCCACGGCACGGTGCCGAACGCGTGGGCGATGAATCCTCCCGGGCTGCCTGCGAGCGGCACCGGCGTGGCGTCGATCGCGACGCTCGAGGACGCCGCGTGGAGCCGCATCCTCGCGCCGCTCGCGCCCTTCAAGCAGAAGCTCTCGATCGTCGAGGGCATCGCCCGCACGTCGGCGATCGACTACGAGCGGCGCGGCGCGGCGACGAGCGGCTGGGATCTCAACCGCCATCACTTCGGTCAGGCGTCGCTGCTGACGTGCGTCGACCCGCTGCAGCGCGCGGGCTCGACGTGCATCGCCGGCGGCGAGTCGGTCGACCAGGTGATCGCGCGCGCGCTCGCGCAGCCGGGGCGCTGGGCGTCGCGCGTGTACGGCGCGAACCATCAGCACCCGTACAACTTCGTCGCCGCGGGTGAGGCCGCACCGCGCGTGACCGCGGCGCGACAGGCCTACGACGACCTCATGGGCGTCTACGTGCCGCCCGACGACGGCGGCGATCCGCGCGTCGCCGCGATCATGCGAGGCCGCGCGAGCGCGCTCGATCTCGCGGCGCGCGAGTACGATGCGGTCGCGCCGCGGCTCGGCACCGCGGATCGCCAGAAGCTCGAGCGCCACGCGCAGCTGCTGCGCGACCTCGAGATCTCGTTCCGCGGCACCACGCCCGGCGCGTCGTGCTCGCCGACGTACGAAGCGCTCGGTCACGAGATGGATCGCTTCGCGCGCGTGATGGCGCTGGTGCTCGGCTGCGACATGACGCGCATGGTGAGCTTCGTGACGATGCCGCTGCGGCCCGAGGAATTCGGGCTGCCGGTGGGCACGAACGTGCACCAGGACTACGCGCACAACTCGGTCGCCGGGCCCGACGCAGCGTTCACCGCCGAGGCCGAGCGCGGGATGATCGAGTACAACCTCTTCTACGCGCAGCGCTTCGCGTACTTGCTCGAGCAGCTCGACTCGGTGCCCGAGGGCGACGGCACGCTGCTCGATCACACCGCGGTGGTGTGGATCAGCGAGCTCGGCACCGGCACCCACTGGCTGCACGACATGCCGGTGGTGATCGCGGGCGGCGCGAACGGCGCGCTGCGCACCGGACAATACGTGCGCTACGCGCGGTCGAACCGGGTGCGCCAGGGCTACAGCGACCTCTCGGTCGGGCCCGCGCAGAACCAGCTCTACGTCACGCTGATGCGCGCGCTCGGCATGGACGTGGACGCGTTCGGCATGGAGAGCACGCCGCTGGTCGGCGGCGGGACGCTCTCGCTGCGCGGGACGCTGCCCGAGCTCCTCGTGTGA